Part of the Elusimicrobiota bacterium genome, CGGGTACCAGCCGGAAGAACCGGAAAGATAGCAGCCTTCTCCGGAAATTACTCCGGGGGTTTCGGAAAAACTGCGCGCATATTCTTCCGCCCGCTCACCTAGCGGGTGATCTATAATGCCGCCGTATTCAAGCGTAAAGGTTTTTGACGGCTTTGCCAGCGTTACGCGGTAGGCGTCAAAAAACAGGCTGTTGGAGGAATAATTAATGCCGTATTTTTTTTGAGCGGTTTCCCGGGCTATGAGTTCCAGCGCGGCGTCTTTGGCTTTTACCGACGGATTAAGGCCCTGGTGCAGGGAGAAAATAAATTCCCGGCCGGCATCGGCCAAAGTCAGCGTGTCTTTGACGGAGAAGGAATGGTTTTGCGGATCAATATTTATTTCAAGAGCATGGTTAACTGTCCCGGCGTTCAAACCTGCCGCAAAGGCTAAAATGATTACAAGAGGAAAGAAAATATTTTTCATTTTGCTGTCCGGAATTTTTAATTGATGGCTTTTAACTTATACAATATATTACAACTTTACCAGATGGAGGCCGCATGAAAAAGAAAACCCCGGTAGCGCTTCTGATGGTCATAGACGCGGTTGGACTTTCCACCGTCGAATATCTGCTGTCGCGTTATCCCGGAAAAGTAAAAATGCCCAATCTGTCAAAACTCGGCCTTGGCAATATTGTGCTGCCTCAATATAAAAAAAGATTCACGCCTCCGTTCGCCGCTAAAAGCTACGCCGCGCGCATAACGCAGGTTTCGGCCACGGCGGACAGCCTTGTGGGCCATCGCGAGATGGTGGGCGTGATAGATAACCGCACTTACGACCTGTTCAACGGCGGGTTTTCAAAAAAGTATCTCTCCGAACTTGAAAGGCGCATAGGCAGAAAAACTTTTTACAATAAAATGGCCGGCGGTATGGAGGCCATAGAACTTAACGCGGCGGAGCACGAGCGCACGGGTAAACCTATAGTTTACTCGAGCAAGTGCGATCCCCTGATACAGCTGGCGATGAACGAAGCTGTCATACCGGTCGGAGAACAGCACAAAATAGCCGATATCGCTTTCGCGCTCGCCATGGAGATGAAAATACCCATAACCCGCGCCATAGCCCGTTCCTATATAAAGAACGCGCAGGGCGAGATCATCCGCACCTCCAACCGCCACGATGCCGTTCTGCCCATCGGCCAAAAAACCCTGGTGGACATACTGTACGACAACTCCGTCTGGACGGTGGCGGTGGGCAAGACCAGCGATCTGGTGAATACCGCCTATCACGCAAAGGTGAAGCTTAATAAGGAAATCTTCCTTGACCCAGCGCTTGGCCTGCGCTTCGTTCATCCGAAGAAAAAAGACACAAACCCCTTCACGGTGCAGGGCACCATAAATGCGCTCGAGGGCGCCAGGGCTATTTACCGGCCCAAAGGCACTTTTGTCTTTACCAACCTGGTGGACACCGACAGCGTTTACGGACACACCCGCGATGTGGAGGGGGCGGTAAATTCTATTGAGGAAATAGACCGCCTGCTGCCGCTTATCGAAAGCCGGCTTGATAAGGGCGATTTAATGATAATAACGGCCGACCATGGCATGGAACACCGGGCGGATTACGGCTACCATTCAAACGAGCCTCTGCCCGTGATAGTCAAGCGCATCGACTGCGGCGGGGACTTGGGCGGCATTCAGACCGGCCTGTATCCGGGGCTGACGGATATAGGCTCCATGATAGCCCAGATGTTTGGCGTGGAAAAGCAGTACGCCGCCTGTGTAAAAACTAAGATTCAGACAGCAGCTCCATATACACCTCTTTCTCCCTTTGCCAAAAGGAAGAGCGGGGTGGCGGGCAAATCCCGCACTGTCTGAACATAAATGAAAAAACACTTCCCGTTTATCGCCGCCGCGCTGGCTGTCGCTTTTAATATTTACGGCGCGGTTTCCTTTATCAGGACTTCAAGCCTGACATATGACGAAGGGGCGCATCTAGTGGTGGGTTACAGCTACTTAAAGACGGGGAAATACCATTTACGTATCTTCAACCACCCTCCCTTTTCCGACATGCTTGCCTCGGCGCCGCTTTTGTTCTTTCCCGGCCTTAAAACATTTGAAAACGGCGCTGCCTACCGCGGAAATGATTTTTACAATTACGCCGCCGAATTCCTCTATCATAATACCGCCCCGGCGGAAAAAATATTGAACACCGCGAGATATTTTGCGTATATCGTCTGGACTTCCCTGCTTTTTCTGTTTGTTTTTCTGTTCGCGCGCGAGATGGCGGACCGTGATGCCGCCTGGTGGGCCCTTGCCGCGGCTGCCCTTACGCCCGCTTTTATTTCCAATAACACGCTGGTAACTACCGACGCTCCGTCCAGCGTCCTTTATCTTGGCGCGTTCCTGGGCGCGTATCTGACCGCTAAAAACCTGGACGCCGGCGACTACGGAAGGGCCTTTTGGCGCGCCGCGCTCTCCGGAACCCTGACGGGGCTTGCCATGGTCTCCAAGTTCAATATGGCGCTTCTGCCGTTATTCATCGCCGGAACTTTTGCCTCCGGCATGCTGGTCAGTCCCGGCCGTGGTTTCAGTAAAAAGATCCTTTATCTCCTGCTTGTTTACGGCGCGGCCGCGCTGGCCGTCCTGCTTGCCGTCTACCGGGTTACGGATGTGGGCCTTTATTTCCGGGGAGTGCTGGAAACTTCACAGGGCCTTGCCGCAGGAAGAGTTTCGTTTATGAACGGGTTGTATGAGAAGCAGGGTGTGTGGTGGTACTTTCCTTACGTTTTTCTGGTTAAAACGCCGCTCGGGCATATTGCGCTGCTGGCCGCCGGCGTTTTTTATTCCTTCGTGAAAAGTGAAAAGAAACATTTATGGATCTATATCCCCGCCACGCTTTACCTGGAATTCGCGCTGACTTCAAAGTTCCAGGTCGCTTTCCGGCATCTTCTGCCCGCGCTGCCTTTTGTAGCCGTCATCGAGGGATATGCCATGTCGCGCGCGTTTAAAAGCGGTTTTGGTGCTGTCGCCGGTTCCGCGGCGCTTTTTTGTGTTTTTCTTTCGGTCGCGCCGGTCCATCCGTATTACCTGAGTTATTTTAACGAACTGGCGGGCGGGCCTGCCGGCGGTTATAGGCATCTTGTGGAGGCCAATATAGACTGGGGGCAGGATTTAAAAAATCTTGCCATCGAGCTTCGGAAACGCGGTAATCCGCCGGTCTATCTCTGCTATTTCGGGACCGCGCTTCCGGAATATTACGGCATAAAATATGTGCCGTTCAGTATTTTCTCGGAGTTGCCCTTGAAAGGGACGGGGGAAGCCCCATGCTCGTTCAAGCAACATCTCCTCGCCGTGTCGGTTACCAATTTGCAAAGCGTGTATTACAGGGATAAGCGGCTTTTGGAATGGCTCCGGGAAAAGGCCCCTGTGTTCAAGGCGGGGTATTCCATTTTTGTTTATGACCTGACCGGCGACGAGGAAGGTATGCGGAAAATTGCGGAAATGCTCCATCTCACGGGCCGCGTGGAAGATGCCGCCTGTCTTAAAAATAAAATTGAGGGAGGCGCGGCTAAATGAAAGTCGTGATCTTACTGGGAGCCGCGCTTTGTTTTTGCGGCTGTGACAGCGGACTGCCGCGGGACGCCGGCTCTCTCCGCGGCTGCGAGTCGTTCCGGCTCCCCGCCTGCAGGACCTGGGGCGCTTCCGGTGAAGCGGTTAAAAACATCGCTATTTCTCCGGATGGGAAACTGGTCGCGTCAGCCGGCGCGGCGGGAGGGGTCGTTTTAAGAGAGTTTGGGAGCGGCGCGGTTCTCTCCGATTTCCGGGAAAACTCCATGCCGGTTTATGCGGTTTCTTTTTCAGCGGATTCAAAAATACTGGCTTGGGGCGGGCTGGACGGAAAGCTGCGGGCCCGCTTCCTGTCAGCCGGGCAGTCGGACAGAAAAAAAACCGAAAAGCGGATAGCTAAAGACGCCGAATGGAGCGTGCTCGGAATCAAGTTCTCGCCTGATTTAAAATATCTGGCCGCCACGGGAGCGGATGGGCTTATCAGGCTATGGGAGCCGGCCTTCCCCGCGCCCGCCATGATTTTACACGGCCACCGCGGGGCGGTGAACGCTCTGGATTTTTCGCCGGACGCTAAATTCCTCGTTTCCGCCGGCTGCGACGGCGTGGTAGCCGTCTGGGATATGAAAACCGGCAATCTCGTGAAAATGGTAAGGGATGATCCCGCCGACTGCCTTATGACCGTCGCTTTTTCCCGCGACGGCAGGTATCTGGCTTATGCCGGATATGGAAAAACGATAAGGGTGCGGGATAACTTCTCGGGTGAGCGCAAGTGCGTTTTTACCGGACATGCTTCCGGCGTCACTTCGCTCGATTTCTCAGCCGATTCCTCGCGGCTGGTTTCTTCAGACCTTGACGGAGAGATACGGGTATGGGACGCGGAAAAATGCTCCCGGGAAAGAAAAATAAAGGTGTCCGATTCCGCCGTTTACTCCGTCAAATTCACGCCCGACGGAAAATATCTGGTCTGCGCTTCAGGGAATGCCGGGGTGCGGATATTTCAGCCGCTGAAATAACCCGAATCCTGCAGTTTAGATAGTTTTCATTAAAAAACACAGGGAACAGGAATATTGCCGGATTCCCCGCAGCAGCGGGTTGCGAATTTTCAGCACTATGTGCGAAAATTTTCAAGGGCGTATCCGTCGCGAAGCGACCCCTGAGCACTGCGGAGGGGAATTCTTCAGTCGCGGACAGTCCGCCTAAGGCGGAACAGGCCAGTGCCACAACTGAAGAATTCAGAATAAGGGCTTGTGACTATTTTGCCGTCACGCTCTCGTAATGGGGATCCACGAAAGCGCGGTAATATTGGGGGGTAAGGGCGTTCCAGGTGTATTTATTTCCGGGGTTCCATAAAATCCAGCTTTCAAGCATATTGCGCCGTAAAGCCATCATCTGGGCGCGCACTTCCTCCGGACCGTAATGCGGCTTGCCATGCGAAAAATCCTGCAAATAGGGCCGTATCTTTGAGTAGTTCAGGCCAAGTTTTGAATAGGCGTCTTTTAGTCCGTGGTTGATCACTTTATAGGGCTGGGAATTAGGGTTTTTCAGTCCGTATTCCCCCGGGTAATAATGCGAGGGGTACATCATGGGGTAGATATAGTCCGCGTTTTCAGCCAGCGCCCTGAGGTCCTGGCCTATGCCCATGTCATCCTTGACGGAGGTGGTAAGCCCGAACACGTCGGCCGAAATTTTAACGCTATAAGGCTCAAGTTTTTTCCTCGCGTATTTCAGAAAATCCGCCAGATTAGCCGTGGCGGTTTTTGAACTGTGATGTTTTGAATAGCGGCAGCGGGCGGTATTGCCCTCGGAGGGGTAGCGCACATAGTCAAACTGTATTTCGTTGAAACCGGCTTTAGCCGCTCTGGCTGCCACTTCCAGATTATAGTCCCACACTTCCCTGTTATACGGGTCCATCCAGGTCGCCCCGTTATGGCTGCGCCACAGATCGCCTTCCGGCGTCCGCACGGCCAGGTCTTTGCGCTTTTTCGGGGCGATATTGTCCTTGAACGTCACTATTCTTGCCACGGTATAAAGTTTTGCCGCCTTGAAATCGCCCACCATCTCTTCCGGATCCGGGATCGCGGCCTCGTACGAACCGAACGCCTCGGCTTTTTTAACGCCGGGAATATAAACTTTGCCGTCGGTTTCCTTTACGGCCACCACCACCGTATTGATGACCGACTTTTTAATCCTGCCTATGATTTCCCTGCGGCTTTTGGCTGAGCCGGCGCTCCAGCAGGTGAGGTGTATCCCGCGCACGATTTTTTCAGAAAGCACCTTTTGTCTTATGGTCTCAGTTGAAATAGAAACGGGGTTTGCCGGTTGTTTATCGCCGGTTATCGCGGACGTGGATTGCTGGCTGGCGGGAATTGAGAGCGCTTCCGCACTTCGGGCCGCCTGGGCTGAAACCGGCCCCGGCTGAGCGAGGAGTAAAAAAAATAGTGTGTAAGCCATGCAATATATCTTACAATTTTAACATGCAGCCTTTTAAATTTCTGATTTTATTTGGAGCTATTTTTATGAATGCCGAACTATACGCCGGAAATTTACTTACTGTCCATTACAACCGCCTGAGCGGCGACTACCGGAACTGGAGCTTATGGGTTTGGAACGAAGAAGGGGAAAAAAACGGCTTTGAAGTCGTTCCGGACGGAAAGGACGATCTTGGCGTTTATTTTAAAATAGATATTAAGACCTTCGGCCTTCTGAATAAAAAAACCGGTTTTCTGCCGAAATACGGCAATTGGGAAAAAAAAGACGGCCCTGACCGTATTATGAAAGCGGCCGGAGAGGGGAATATTTATCTGATGGAGGGAGACGCTGGGATTTATTATGCTCCGCCCGACCTTTCCACAAAAATAGTGTCGGCTTCTCTTGAAAGTGAAAACGAGGTGAAGCTGGCGCTCAGCCGCGTTGTTGACCTGGCTTTTCTGGACAAGCGGGATTTTTTCCTTAGCAAGGGCGAAAATATTTTCCCTGCCGTGAAAGCTGAGTTTTATGACGGAGGAGAATACGGCAAAACCGTCGTGCTTGAGTTCAGCGGACTTGGAAAAACGGACCCGCAGGCTTTTAACGCGGGGCTCTGGCAGGCGCATGCGCGCGATCTAAAGCCGGTAACAGTTGAGCTCGGCTCCGTGGTTTACGGTCCGGATTTCACTTCCACTAAAAGAATGGGAGCTTTTACCGCCGACGGCATGACGGTAATACGCGTATTCGCGCCCAGGGCGACAAAAGCCGAGGCTATTATTTACGGCACTCCTGCGGGGGGGGAGGCGAACGACGAGCTTTTAGAATACAAGGGTCATGGCCTGTGGGAAAAAGTTTTTGACAGGGATTTGGCGGGAAAATATTACCGCCTGCGCGTCACAAGTACCGGGGGCGTAAGCGAGGGGCTGGACCCTTACGCGGCCTGCGTGACGGCGGACGACGGCCGCGCCCTGATAGCCTATGACGAAACTCCCGTGGCGGACCCGCCGCAATTTGATCTGTCCGAAACGGTGCTTTACGAAGTGCACATCAGGGATTTTTCGAGCGACACTTTTTCCGGAATAAAAAACAAAGGTAAATATCTGGGTTTTACCGAAGAGGGGACCTTCCAACCGCTGCACCCTGAAATAAAAACGGGGCTGGACCATCTGGTCGAGCTGGGAGTGAACGCGGTGCATATACTGCCTTTTGAGGATTTTGAAAACTCGGACAGCACCTCAGCTTATAACTGGGGTTACATGTCCGTTAATTTCAATTCCCCCGAAGGCGCCTACGCTACAAAAACAGACGATGTCTCAAGAGTGCGTGAGGCAAAATTAATGATCGACGCTCTGCACAAAAAAGGCTTGAAGGTTATAATGGATGTGGTTTACAACCACACTGCCGAAACCGGCGGTAGAATTTACAATTTCAAAGCTCTGTCCGGCGATTATTATTACCGCGTCAAACCCGACGGTTCTTACTGGAACGGCTCCGGCTGCGGCAATGAATTTAAGACCGAAGCTACCATGGCCCGTAAATTTATAATCGACAGCCTGCTGCACTGGGCGCGCGTTTATAAAGTAGATGGCTTCAGATTTGACCTGATGGGGCTTATGGACACGGAAACGGCCTTTGAGGCCGTAAAAAAACTTAAAGAGTTCAAGCCTGATATTATAATTTACGGAGAGCCGTGGGTGTCGGGGCCTACTCCGGTTACGGGGATCAAAAAAGGTTCCCAGAAAGACCGGGGCTTCGCGGTTTTTAACGACGACTTCAGGGACGCTCTCAAGGGCAGCGTATTTAACATCAAAGACCTGGGTTATATTCAAAGCTACGGGCTGAATTACCGGCAGGCGGTGATAAACGGCATAAAAGGTTCGCCTGAAACATTCGCGGAGTCGCCGCTTGAAAGCGTCAACTATGTCAGCTGCCATGACAATCACACTCTTTGGGACCGCATTGACCTGTCGGCAACAGGCGCGCCGGCTGAAACTAAAATTAAAATGGACAAGCTCGCCCAGGCCATAGTGCTTACCTCGCAGGGCATTCCCTTTATCCACGCCGGGGAAGAATTCCTGCGCACAAAAAAAGGGGAGGACAATTCATTCAACCTGCCGGACGAGATTAATAAGCTGGACTGGGCGCGCAAAACAGAATATTTTCATGTGTTTTCCTTTTACCGTGACCTGATAGCCCTCAGAAAAGCCCATCCGGCTTTCAGGATGAAGACGGCCGGGGAGGTGCGTGAAAATCTCAGGTTCTACGAAGAGCTCGGGCTCCCGGTCGCGGCGCCCAGTATCGCCTATATGCTCAAAGCGGCCGGAGCCGGGGATGCCTGGACGCGGATAGTTGTGCTGATAAACCCACAGAAGACGGCGCAGAGGTTCGCGCTGCCCCGCGGAAAATACAAAAAAGCCTTTGACGGGAACAGCCTTAGCGCGGAAGATAAAAAAATTTCCGGCCATGTTTACGTGCCGCCCATTTCACTGACCGTGCTTTATTACTAACCGTAGGGGGAACGGGACAAAGGAGTCTGTTAAAAGAGCGGGGAAAATACTAAAATATACGGGTCGGGCACATTATTATTTTGAGGAGTGATTATCAATGAGAAAAACCGTATGTCTTCTGGCTATGTTCGCTGTTTCGGTCACTGCCGTTCGCGCCGGCGGCTTTTTGGATTTAAACGCTATTCGCGCTTCAGATGTTAAAGCGGCCGCGGATATCGCGGTGCCGGTTCCCTCCGCCCCGGCCAAAGAAGATCCGGCGCCGCCGGACCTGGTGAATAAATTCAATAATGCCGCTAACGAACTCAGAATAATGCGCAACGATCTTACCTGGGTCAAAAACGACCTCGACAATCTTAACAATACCGCCCAGCGCATGATACAGACTAACTCGCAGGACGCTTTTTTCCCGAGCGATCTTCGGAAGATGTCTACGGATATGTCCAGGCGCGTTAATGATATCCGGCGGATAGCTTCCGACGTGAAGGAGTTACTGGGCTTGGCGCAGAAATCAAAACAGCTGAATGATATCGCGCGGAAGATGGACCAGGACGCCAGGATGATCCTTTACGACGCGTGGCCCGGCATGGAAGACGCCTCTCAGAACCTGGAAGGGACGATACGCTCAGGCCGGCCGGAACTGTTCGGATACGACGCGGAGTGGACCGCGTCGGATATATCCCGCAATTGCAGGGATTTCTCGTATCAGGCCAGGCACACCTATTCCGATACGGAAAGCCTTGTCAAGAATACCCAGCCGTAGCCGGGGATAGGGATTTAGCTGTTTAAAAGGGCGTCCGTTTAAAGCGGGCGCCCTTTTTGCGTCAGACCGTGTATTTTAATAACCTAATTCCTCGTTTATGAGGATTACTTTATAGTTCGTCAGGCGCGGCTTTTTCCAGAGCATGGTCACCGCGTTGCAGATGCGCTCGGGCGAAGCACAGTCCTCGCATTTGCCTGTTTTTACGCAGGGATTTTCTCGTTTAAGCCGTATATTGTTGGCTATCGCCGCCACATTGCGCATCCG contains:
- the pulA gene encoding type I pullulanase; this encodes MNAELYAGNLLTVHYNRLSGDYRNWSLWVWNEEGEKNGFEVVPDGKDDLGVYFKIDIKTFGLLNKKTGFLPKYGNWEKKDGPDRIMKAAGEGNIYLMEGDAGIYYAPPDLSTKIVSASLESENEVKLALSRVVDLAFLDKRDFFLSKGENIFPAVKAEFYDGGEYGKTVVLEFSGLGKTDPQAFNAGLWQAHARDLKPVTVELGSVVYGPDFTSTKRMGAFTADGMTVIRVFAPRATKAEAIIYGTPAGGEANDELLEYKGHGLWEKVFDRDLAGKYYRLRVTSTGGVSEGLDPYAACVTADDGRALIAYDETPVADPPQFDLSETVLYEVHIRDFSSDTFSGIKNKGKYLGFTEEGTFQPLHPEIKTGLDHLVELGVNAVHILPFEDFENSDSTSAYNWGYMSVNFNSPEGAYATKTDDVSRVREAKLMIDALHKKGLKVIMDVVYNHTAETGGRIYNFKALSGDYYYRVKPDGSYWNGSGCGNEFKTEATMARKFIIDSLLHWARVYKVDGFRFDLMGLMDTETAFEAVKKLKEFKPDIIIYGEPWVSGPTPVTGIKKGSQKDRGFAVFNDDFRDALKGSVFNIKDLGYIQSYGLNYRQAVINGIKGSPETFAESPLESVNYVSCHDNHTLWDRIDLSATGAPAETKIKMDKLAQAIVLTSQGIPFIHAGEEFLRTKKGEDNSFNLPDEINKLDWARKTEYFHVFSFYRDLIALRKAHPAFRMKTAGEVRENLRFYEELGLPVAAPSIAYMLKAAGAGDAWTRIVVLINPQKTAQRFALPRGKYKKAFDGNSLSAEDKKISGHVYVPPISLTVLYY
- a CDS encoding putative glycoside hydrolase, which encodes MAYTLFFLLLAQPGPVSAQAARSAEALSIPASQQSTSAITGDKQPANPVSISTETIRQKVLSEKIVRGIHLTCWSAGSAKSRREIIGRIKKSVINTVVVAVKETDGKVYIPGVKKAEAFGSYEAAIPDPEEMVGDFKAAKLYTVARIVTFKDNIAPKKRKDLAVRTPEGDLWRSHNGATWMDPYNREVWDYNLEVAARAAKAGFNEIQFDYVRYPSEGNTARCRYSKHHSSKTATANLADFLKYARKKLEPYSVKISADVFGLTTSVKDDMGIGQDLRALAENADYIYPMMYPSHYYPGEYGLKNPNSQPYKVINHGLKDAYSKLGLNYSKIRPYLQDFSHGKPHYGPEEVRAQMMALRRNMLESWILWNPGNKYTWNALTPQYYRAFVDPHYESVTAK
- a CDS encoding WD40 repeat domain-containing protein translates to MKVVILLGAALCFCGCDSGLPRDAGSLRGCESFRLPACRTWGASGEAVKNIAISPDGKLVASAGAAGGVVLREFGSGAVLSDFRENSMPVYAVSFSADSKILAWGGLDGKLRARFLSAGQSDRKKTEKRIAKDAEWSVLGIKFSPDLKYLAATGADGLIRLWEPAFPAPAMILHGHRGAVNALDFSPDAKFLVSAGCDGVVAVWDMKTGNLVKMVRDDPADCLMTVAFSRDGRYLAYAGYGKTIRVRDNFSGERKCVFTGHASGVTSLDFSADSSRLVSSDLDGEIRVWDAEKCSRERKIKVSDSAVYSVKFTPDGKYLVCASGNAGVRIFQPLK
- a CDS encoding glycosyltransferase family 39 protein, encoding MKKHFPFIAAALAVAFNIYGAVSFIRTSSLTYDEGAHLVVGYSYLKTGKYHLRIFNHPPFSDMLASAPLLFFPGLKTFENGAAYRGNDFYNYAAEFLYHNTAPAEKILNTARYFAYIVWTSLLFLFVFLFAREMADRDAAWWALAAAALTPAFISNNTLVTTDAPSSVLYLGAFLGAYLTAKNLDAGDYGRAFWRAALSGTLTGLAMVSKFNMALLPLFIAGTFASGMLVSPGRGFSKKILYLLLVYGAAALAVLLAVYRVTDVGLYFRGVLETSQGLAAGRVSFMNGLYEKQGVWWYFPYVFLVKTPLGHIALLAAGVFYSFVKSEKKHLWIYIPATLYLEFALTSKFQVAFRHLLPALPFVAVIEGYAMSRAFKSGFGAVAGSAALFCVFLSVAPVHPYYLSYFNELAGGPAGGYRHLVEANIDWGQDLKNLAIELRKRGNPPVYLCYFGTALPEYYGIKYVPFSIFSELPLKGTGEAPCSFKQHLLAVSVTNLQSVYYRDKRLLEWLREKAPVFKAGYSIFVYDLTGDEEGMRKIAEMLHLTGRVEDAACLKNKIEGGAAK